One region of Rhizobium sp. 007 genomic DNA includes:
- a CDS encoding GntR family transcriptional regulator produces the protein MWLCEKAPQCRGISIPKPANESMPAKADTAYDAVLQLLYSYSLVPGQHLSDQELACKLNIGRTPVREALIRLAAEGKILSAPQRGYFTRPLVEGALLDSYAVAREVLGFALTRRRPQFPFTGTSCDDLSPGELTVRAEMIFAGIAEGSSNCEVCKIIDKFCFCSHPLRMKIIASELHAAFRESLSRLTDAMSQCGKATTLVESALMNHLDVEQRAIARVVQWVNKGRLTEFPRVARSF, from the coding sequence ATGTGGCTCTGTGAAAAAGCGCCTCAGTGTCGTGGAATCAGCATTCCGAAACCAGCTAATGAATCGATGCCCGCGAAGGCTGACACTGCCTACGATGCCGTTCTTCAACTGCTCTACAGCTACTCCCTAGTGCCGGGACAGCATCTCAGCGACCAAGAGCTTGCCTGTAAACTCAACATTGGCCGAACTCCGGTACGCGAAGCGCTTATCCGGCTCGCAGCCGAGGGTAAAATTCTATCCGCTCCTCAAAGGGGTTACTTCACGCGGCCACTGGTCGAAGGCGCTTTATTAGACTCTTATGCCGTGGCGCGCGAAGTTCTGGGGTTCGCACTAACACGTAGACGGCCACAATTTCCATTCACCGGCACCTCTTGTGATGACCTGTCTCCCGGCGAACTGACAGTCCGCGCGGAAATGATCTTCGCCGGAATCGCCGAGGGATCTTCAAATTGCGAGGTTTGCAAGATCATCGACAAGTTCTGCTTTTGCTCTCATCCTCTCCGGATGAAAATAATCGCGTCGGAACTCCACGCTGCTTTCAGAGAGAGCCTGTCAAGGCTAACGGACGCGATGTCTCAATGCGGCAAGGCAACGACTCTTGTGGAATCCGCACTCATGAATCACCTCGATGTAGAACAGCGAGCTATCGCGCGCGTGGTCCAATGGGTGAACAAAGGACGGCTAACAGAATTTCCTCGTGTCGCGAGAAGCTTTTGA
- a CDS encoding GNAT family N-acetyltransferase, with product MTARPIQSGAPVAIEYLETYPNLIPVCASWTFGQWGCQSDGSYEQTTREFEAATKSSMPVTLIATQDGKPVGMITLGERDFEGRPDLSPWLKSLYIHPFHRNKGIASLLIESLEHEAMRLGCKSLYLTTEDAKYLYEKSGWKEIDRIRTPYGEAALMKKVLPTIALA from the coding sequence ATGACTGCTAGACCAATCCAATCCGGAGCTCCAGTAGCGATCGAGTATCTGGAAACATATCCGAATTTAATACCCGTTTGCGCGAGCTGGACTTTCGGACAATGGGGTTGTCAATCGGATGGCTCGTACGAGCAGACAACACGCGAATTTGAAGCAGCAACGAAAAGTTCCATGCCGGTAACATTGATCGCCACCCAAGACGGCAAACCTGTAGGAATGATCACCCTGGGTGAGCGTGATTTCGAGGGAAGACCCGATCTTTCCCCGTGGCTGAAGTCGCTCTACATCCATCCATTTCACCGCAATAAAGGAATAGCCTCGTTGTTAATCGAGAGCCTGGAGCACGAAGCGATGCGCCTCGGCTGCAAAAGCCTTTACCTCACAACAGAGGACGCGAAATACCTTTACGAAAAGAGCGGCTGGAAGGAAATTGATCGTATACGAACACCGTATGGCGAAGCAGCTTTGATGAAAAAGGTTCTGCCGACAATCGCTCTCGCCTAA
- a CDS encoding HAD-IA family hydrolase, whose translation MAFSTNPELLIFDCDGVLVDSEIIATAVHIDALAKCGYVISADAYNSRFIGMTDQQSYSIIEAEAGFRLPKDHHECVTAEIAKRYTGNLKAVAGIHQALEAISWAAKCVASSSDVEKLRLTLEITDLHDSFTPHVFSASQVARGKPAPDLFLFAAEEMNTPAGSSVVIEDSVAGIQAAVAAGMKVIGFVGGSHCPPGHAEKLMEAGAMRIFNRMTALPGTLAGL comes from the coding sequence ATGGCCTTTTCGACAAACCCAGAACTCCTGATCTTCGACTGCGACGGGGTTCTAGTCGATAGCGAGATCATCGCGACGGCTGTGCACATCGATGCTTTGGCTAAATGTGGGTATGTTATATCCGCTGATGCTTATAATAGTCGCTTCATAGGGATGACTGATCAGCAGAGTTACTCCATCATAGAAGCTGAGGCCGGCTTCCGTCTGCCGAAGGACCATCATGAATGTGTGACGGCGGAGATCGCCAAGCGATATACGGGCAATCTCAAAGCCGTCGCGGGCATTCATCAAGCTTTGGAAGCTATCAGCTGGGCGGCGAAATGCGTGGCATCGAGCAGCGATGTTGAAAAGTTGCGGTTGACACTTGAGATCACAGACCTGCACGATAGTTTTACGCCCCATGTCTTCAGCGCTTCGCAAGTTGCGCGTGGGAAGCCAGCCCCGGATCTCTTTCTGTTTGCAGCGGAGGAAATGAACACACCGGCTGGCAGTAGCGTCGTTATTGAAGATAGCGTTGCTGGAATTCAGGCGGCGGTGGCGGCCGGGATGAAGGTAATTGGCTTCGTTGGGGGCTCTCATTGCCCTCCCGGCCATGCGGAGAAATTGATGGAAGCAGGTGCTATGAGGATATTCAACCGTATGACAGCGTTGCCAGGGACCTTAGCAGGTTTGTAG
- a CDS encoding DegT/DnrJ/EryC1/StrS family aminotransferase encodes MNGHTAPGLEASNTRGLFSDVKLAIFGGEPVVPQGRITPWPAAEKKHLDALRGVVDGGRYHRVNHPIVSELEQNLASWTGKWQVRAVGSGTAAIHIELDYVKKRGERVVTAALNWPGAVGPITISGLKPVFVDVDMNLAGIDQGAATEKFGPDVAAVLITHLFGNNVLVPDARSAARAQGIAVIDDVCQSIGATKAIVNGAHVDADALALSGNGAKHLGAGELGFVITDDSNLIAHVDRVSLTSSSRNGERIFSPYSQGYNYRPNVFSSSIAKLRVERLDAQLQIRRDNGRILWEMIRELAGIFPLFNPSDCNQSMLNFPLRIEPEALGFGPGAAARDFVVKSLQAEGVPIWVWLTKPVFEYLPDIRDDWRAADFPNTAQLLDTMFYVSEIAPPNDAEVMKLYAEAFHKVWKALYKLGPKIAGIATSIQRAG; translated from the coding sequence ATGAACGGACATACCGCACCAGGTCTCGAGGCCAGCAATACAAGAGGTCTTTTCTCCGACGTGAAGCTCGCCATCTTCGGTGGAGAGCCTGTTGTCCCCCAGGGGCGTATCACACCTTGGCCAGCCGCAGAAAAGAAGCATTTGGATGCTCTTCGCGGAGTTGTAGATGGTGGACGATATCACCGGGTTAACCATCCGATTGTGAGCGAGCTGGAGCAAAATCTTGCAAGCTGGACCGGGAAGTGGCAGGTGCGCGCCGTGGGCAGTGGTACGGCGGCCATCCACATCGAACTCGACTACGTCAAGAAGCGAGGGGAGCGCGTGGTTACCGCGGCGCTGAATTGGCCTGGAGCGGTCGGGCCAATTACAATCAGTGGTCTCAAGCCGGTCTTCGTTGATGTCGACATGAACTTAGCTGGGATCGATCAAGGGGCGGCCACCGAAAAGTTCGGACCAGACGTCGCTGCGGTTCTCATCACCCACCTCTTCGGCAATAATGTTCTTGTTCCCGATGCGAGATCTGCCGCGCGTGCTCAAGGCATTGCGGTGATCGACGACGTCTGTCAATCGATCGGAGCCACCAAAGCGATCGTCAACGGGGCCCATGTTGATGCCGACGCACTCGCTCTTTCCGGAAACGGCGCCAAGCACCTTGGTGCCGGCGAACTAGGGTTTGTCATTACCGATGACTCCAACCTCATTGCACACGTGGATCGCGTATCGCTGACGAGCTCATCGCGAAATGGCGAGCGAATATTCTCACCCTATTCCCAGGGATATAACTACAGACCCAACGTATTCTCCTCTTCAATAGCGAAGCTTCGGGTCGAAAGGCTGGACGCGCAACTCCAAATCCGAAGAGACAATGGAAGGATTTTGTGGGAGATGATTCGGGAGCTTGCAGGTATATTTCCGCTTTTCAATCCGTCTGACTGCAATCAATCAATGCTCAACTTCCCCCTACGTATCGAACCTGAGGCACTCGGCTTCGGGCCAGGCGCGGCTGCAAGGGACTTTGTGGTCAAATCGCTGCAGGCCGAAGGCGTGCCCATCTGGGTTTGGCTTACGAAGCCCGTCTTCGAATATCTCCCAGACATCCGCGACGATTGGAGAGCCGCCGATTTTCCAAACACGGCACAACTCTTGGATACGATGTTTTACGTTTCCGAGATCGCGCCGCCCAATGATGCTGAAGTGATGAAGCTTTACGCAGAGGCGTTTCACAAGGTTTGGAAGGCTCTTTATAAGCTGGGTCCGAAGATAGCCGGTATCGCAACATCCATCCAACGGGCGGGGTGA
- a CDS encoding ROK family protein: protein MYIKDAPVARKSDIQAASGSRPVGSFNCFLLVTHTNWGHWIEGGLNREATDFLWRPYADKMVWKEWRILPVTIPWFFKAPRATVEPQLVNRRCEQPNFDESGFDAMDSMIKRLESQRIGESAGTSNDFNKSDGIKRMPAQRLISTGTLGPANRGRLLQALYDMGASSRADLARFTGVNRGTIGGIVQPLINQGILAEGEVVPPSEAGGKPATKLWFSKNARPICAVLLMHNRVRTCLVSLDGEIYAQHATDFPKGLTDASDAFRIVSTCVEETIASVNLPILGIGVAVAGMIDTETGSIVTVSLAPYLNGFPVGTELAKRFGVNACVDQDTRALLVGDRWFGQGRGRRTFAVVYIDEALGGALYLDGHLYRGPAGAGGEIGHTIVQLNGHVCQCGRRGCWETIASLKWLRDEAKARGLPQPHLLNAGRLVTLAGGGVKGAKELLQEYAFNISVGLANLQHLMALNCIILHGDVVRGGKTMLNLIEESFRELVFHRPDEAITLAFGDSEDVAALRGAASLFLSELLNFVI from the coding sequence ATGTATATCAAGGATGCGCCCGTTGCGAGAAAGTCCGACATCCAGGCGGCGTCCGGATCACGGCCTGTAGGAAGCTTCAACTGTTTTTTATTGGTTACCCACACCAATTGGGGACATTGGATCGAAGGAGGTTTGAACCGCGAGGCCACAGATTTCCTTTGGCGGCCTTATGCCGATAAAATGGTCTGGAAAGAATGGCGCATATTGCCAGTTACAATCCCATGGTTCTTCAAAGCGCCCCGAGCGACGGTTGAACCTCAGCTAGTCAATAGACGGTGCGAGCAACCGAATTTCGACGAAAGTGGATTTGATGCAATGGATTCGATGATTAAAAGACTGGAAAGTCAACGGATTGGAGAAAGTGCAGGCACTTCTAACGATTTTAATAAGAGCGACGGCATCAAGCGTATGCCGGCCCAAAGGCTGATTTCAACCGGGACCTTGGGGCCTGCAAATCGGGGCCGGTTGCTCCAGGCATTGTACGACATGGGAGCATCTAGCAGGGCGGATCTGGCACGCTTTACCGGTGTAAATCGAGGAACTATCGGCGGGATTGTGCAGCCCTTGATCAATCAGGGCATCCTTGCGGAAGGAGAGGTGGTACCTCCTAGTGAGGCTGGCGGAAAACCGGCTACCAAGTTGTGGTTCTCAAAGAATGCAAGGCCGATCTGCGCGGTCCTCCTGATGCACAATCGTGTGCGTACGTGCTTGGTGTCTCTCGATGGCGAGATTTATGCACAGCATGCCACCGATTTCCCCAAAGGTCTAACAGACGCCTCCGACGCATTTCGGATTGTCAGCACCTGTGTCGAAGAGACCATCGCATCTGTTAACTTACCGATTTTAGGGATCGGTGTTGCGGTTGCAGGAATGATCGATACGGAGACAGGTTCAATTGTGACTGTCAGTCTCGCTCCATATCTTAATGGATTTCCGGTGGGAACAGAGTTGGCCAAAAGATTCGGAGTTAATGCGTGTGTCGACCAGGATACCAGAGCTTTGCTCGTTGGCGACCGTTGGTTTGGGCAAGGACGTGGCCGCAGGACCTTCGCGGTGGTCTATATTGACGAGGCTTTGGGTGGGGCGCTGTACCTTGATGGGCATCTTTATCGGGGACCTGCGGGTGCAGGCGGCGAAATTGGCCATACCATCGTGCAACTCAATGGCCATGTGTGCCAATGCGGCCGACGCGGATGTTGGGAAACAATCGCCAGCTTGAAGTGGTTAAGGGACGAGGCAAAAGCCAGGGGGTTGCCGCAACCTCACTTGTTGAATGCGGGCCGATTGGTGACTTTGGCCGGTGGCGGCGTCAAGGGCGCAAAGGAACTACTTCAAGAGTATGCGTTCAACATTTCGGTTGGATTGGCGAATCTTCAGCACTTAATGGCGCTCAATTGCATTATTCTTCATGGGGATGTCGTACGCGGGGGAAAAACGATGCTCAATCTCATTGAAGAAAGCTTCCGAGAATTGGTATTCCATCGCCCGGATGAAGCGATTACGCTCGCCTTTGGCGATAGCGAAGACGTGGCAGCCCTGCGCGGCGCCGCCAGTCTCTTTCTTTCTGAATTGCTCAATTTCGTCATCTGA
- a CDS encoding transposase, translating to MLTTSRDSLTKSETVTIAAIESGVPRLVVARDIIADFHIMIRRKAECQLNPWIDRARDSLVASFGNGVAKDMQADRAAIVSSWSSGQTEGPITKLKLVKRQWRRNARRSSSPDKVPHEQGAPTLRQSQPSVPIQMFSEFHPLRGPDPRRSEPCPRSSFSHKINDLKRFAFCDSGFSNHWSCD from the coding sequence TTGCTAACGACAAGCAGAGATAGCCTGACCAAATCGGAAACCGTCACGATCGCCGCCATCGAAAGTGGTGTGCCACGGCTTGTTGTCGCTCGCGATATCATCGCCGACTTCCACATCATGATCCGGCGCAAAGCAGAGTGTCAGCTTAACCCATGGATCGACCGCGCCCGCGATAGTCTGGTTGCTTCATTCGGCAACGGGGTAGCGAAAGACATGCAGGCGGATCGAGCAGCGATCGTCTCATCGTGGTCGAGTGGACAGACCGAAGGACCGATCACAAAGCTCAAGCTCGTGAAGCGTCAGTGGCGGCGGAACGCTCGACGATCTTCAAGCCCGGATAAGGTGCCACACGAGCAAGGTGCACCAACTTTGCGTCAGAGCCAACCTTCGGTGCCGATTCAGATGTTTAGCGAATTTCATCCCTTACGGGGTCCCGATCCGCGCCGATCGGAACCCTGCCCAAGATCATCTTTTTCTCACAAAATCAATGACCTCAAGCGTTTCGCATTTTGTGATTCAGGATTCTCAAATCATTGGAGTTGTGATTGA
- a CDS encoding transposase: MSDSVNQHRTFEVLTAEPVQSRRKPRHWSDEDKARLVAEALSPGANISAIARSQGLDPSQLYAWRRKALSSGMVAPLTERPRAPVKFTRFEAVGSSMVEIVVGDVVVRAGGDVDPDHLAKILWAVRKT, translated from the coding sequence ATGAGCGACAGTGTGAATCAGCATCGAACATTCGAGGTTTTGACAGCGGAGCCGGTGCAGTCTCGACGCAAGCCGCGTCATTGGTCGGATGAAGATAAGGCACGGCTTGTGGCGGAGGCGCTCTCGCCGGGGGCCAATATCTCGGCGATTGCGCGTTCTCAGGGACTAGACCCATCGCAGCTCTACGCGTGGCGTCGTAAGGCGCTTTCGTCGGGAATGGTTGCCCCATTGACGGAGAGACCGAGGGCGCCAGTCAAGTTCACGCGCTTTGAAGCGGTGGGCAGTTCCATGGTGGAAATCGTCGTAGGCGATGTCGTGGTGCGCGCCGGCGGCGATGTTGACCCCGATCACCTGGCGAAGATTCTCTGGGCGGTGCGCAAGACATGA
- the tnpB gene encoding IS66 family insertion sequence element accessory protein TnpB (TnpB, as the term is used for proteins encoded by IS66 family insertion elements, is considered an accessory protein, since TnpC, encoded by a neighboring gene, is a DDE family transposase.): MIASGVVVYVSCQPVDFRKGAASLMALVRDGGLDPFNGSLYVFRSKRADRVRIVWWDGSGVCLYSKILEEQSFCWPGISAARMRLDHSQLMALLAGLDWKRIRPAKIRRPLLTG, encoded by the coding sequence ATGATCGCCTCCGGTGTGGTGGTTTACGTGTCGTGCCAGCCGGTCGACTTCCGCAAGGGAGCCGCGTCTTTGATGGCGCTGGTGAGGGATGGCGGCCTCGACCCGTTCAATGGTTCGCTTTACGTGTTCCGGTCGAAGCGGGCGGACCGTGTTCGGATCGTCTGGTGGGACGGCAGCGGGGTCTGCCTCTATTCGAAAATTTTGGAAGAGCAGAGCTTTTGCTGGCCGGGCATATCGGCGGCGCGAATGCGTCTGGACCATTCGCAACTGATGGCGCTTCTGGCTGGGCTTGATTGGAAAAGGATCCGCCCGGCCAAGATCAGGCGGCCGTTGTTGACGGGCTGA
- a CDS encoding type II toxin-antitoxin system RelE/ParE family toxin — protein MIEVRLTVVFSRWLEDLKDRRARDRVLARLRRFELENFGDAKPVGSGVSEARIDYGPGYRLYFVRQADVVVVMLCGGDKASQKRDIATAKAMAKEL, from the coding sequence ATGATTGAAGTTCGACTGACAGTCGTTTTTTCCCGATGGCTGGAAGATCTCAAAGACCGGCGCGCGCGTGACAGAGTTCTCGCCAGATTGCGCCGTTTCGAATTAGAAAATTTCGGAGACGCAAAGCCCGTGGGGAGCGGGGTGAGCGAGGCACGAATAGATTATGGGCCGGGGTATCGCCTATATTTTGTGAGGCAGGCTGATGTTGTCGTGGTGATGCTGTGTGGTGGCGACAAAGCAAGCCAGAAACGCGACATAGCGACGGCGAAGGCAATGGCGAAGGAGCTATAA